From Candidatus Polarisedimenticolaceae bacterium, a single genomic window includes:
- a CDS encoding DUF5916 domain-containing protein, producing the protein MIAAALLLATTLAASRPEVVIPRVPREPGLEEFAAMEPPADLRDHLLRIDGFVQRYPDDGAPSTKRTDVWLGYDDANLYAVFVAFDPEPEKIRARWSRREQIFGDDIVQIMVDTFRDERRAYSFICNPLGVQFDAIWTEQAEFDDSFDTVWRSEGRLTDAGYVVKMAIPFRSLRFPATQEQTWGLLLNRDIPRDNEETFFPRYTPKIQGRLNQTATLKGLAGISPGRNFQFIPYATARRYRVLDEDQAAFVEDRGDLDGGVDAKFVVRDALVFDVTANPDFSQVESDAPQITANRRFEVFYPEKRPFFLENADAFDTPLDLVFTRRIADPSWGGRATGKRDRFGYGALVTDDDAPDARTRAVIARARRDLGRQSSVGLLVTDRVEGDARNTVVAVDSRIKWNDAWVADLQAVRSDDAASDEAFLVDVRRGAEPFLLRLRAKDIGPEFVTRMGFVPRVDVREGLANGEWVFRPGTRLLSVTPQVGFWGVEDHEGLRLDRTTTAGIELEFPRQTRLEVFADRGRTRLRPVDFPALDAPADFPTSWNFLEIASEPSPRGNFEVSWQFGDGVNYVPPEGVPPSSARYDELSAFARFYPSRKLRFDVTWLDSTLDDAATGERVFSNRIVRLKGNLQLDARLSLRLIAQRDTLRPNAARTSLEPLRKTNVDLLASYIVNPWTALYVGWNSDWENVALEDGGSGPTVVRTPTGTRNDGRQLFVKLSYLIRP; encoded by the coding sequence ATGATCGCGGCCGCCCTCCTCCTCGCCACGACCCTCGCCGCCTCCCGCCCGGAGGTCGTCATCCCGCGCGTTCCCCGCGAGCCGGGGCTCGAGGAATTCGCCGCGATGGAGCCTCCCGCGGACCTCCGCGACCACCTGCTGCGCATCGACGGGTTCGTGCAGCGTTACCCCGACGACGGCGCCCCGTCGACCAAACGCACCGACGTCTGGCTGGGGTACGACGACGCGAACCTCTACGCCGTCTTCGTGGCGTTCGACCCGGAGCCCGAGAAGATCCGCGCCCGCTGGTCGCGTCGGGAGCAGATCTTCGGCGACGACATCGTCCAGATCATGGTCGACACCTTCCGGGACGAGCGGCGGGCGTATTCGTTCATCTGCAATCCGCTCGGCGTCCAGTTCGACGCCATCTGGACCGAGCAGGCCGAGTTCGACGACTCCTTCGACACCGTCTGGCGATCGGAGGGACGCCTCACCGACGCCGGCTACGTCGTGAAGATGGCGATCCCGTTCCGGAGCCTGCGGTTCCCCGCGACGCAGGAGCAGACCTGGGGTCTGCTCCTCAACCGGGACATCCCGCGGGACAACGAGGAGACCTTCTTCCCCCGCTACACCCCGAAGATCCAGGGTCGCCTCAACCAGACGGCGACCCTGAAGGGGCTCGCGGGGATCTCGCCGGGGCGCAACTTCCAGTTCATCCCCTACGCCACCGCGCGGCGTTACCGCGTCCTCGACGAGGACCAGGCGGCCTTCGTCGAGGACCGCGGCGACCTGGATGGAGGGGTCGACGCGAAGTTCGTCGTCCGGGACGCCCTCGTCTTCGACGTGACCGCGAACCCCGACTTCAGCCAGGTCGAGTCCGACGCCCCGCAGATCACCGCGAACCGTCGCTTCGAGGTCTTCTACCCCGAGAAGCGTCCCTTCTTCCTCGAGAACGCCGACGCCTTCGACACCCCGCTCGACCTGGTCTTCACGCGGCGCATCGCCGATCCCTCGTGGGGCGGGCGGGCCACCGGCAAACGCGACCGGTTCGGGTACGGCGCCCTCGTCACCGACGACGACGCCCCCGACGCGAGGACCCGGGCCGTGATCGCCCGCGCGAGGCGCGACCTGGGCCGTCAGTCGAGCGTGGGACTGCTGGTGACGGACCGGGTCGAGGGGGACGCCCGCAATACCGTGGTCGCCGTCGATTCGCGCATCAAGTGGAACGACGCGTGGGTCGCGGACCTCCAGGCCGTGCGCTCCGACGACGCGGCGAGCGACGAGGCCTTCCTCGTCGACGTGAGGCGCGGGGCGGAGCCGTTCCTCCTGCGCCTGCGCGCGAAGGACATCGGCCCCGAGTTCGTCACCCGGATGGGGTTCGTCCCGCGCGTGGACGTGCGGGAGGGGCTCGCGAACGGCGAGTGGGTCTTCCGCCCGGGAACCCGCCTGCTCTCCGTCACGCCGCAGGTCGGGTTCTGGGGCGTGGAGGACCACGAGGGGCTCCGGCTCGACCGGACGACGACGGCGGGGATCGAGCTCGAGTTCCCGCGTCAGACGCGCCTCGAGGTCTTCGCCGACCGCGGCCGCACGCGGCTTCGCCCCGTCGACTTCCCCGCCCTCGATGCTCCCGCCGACTTCCCCACCTCCTGGAACTTCCTCGAGATCGCCTCCGAGCCCTCGCCCCGGGGGAACTTCGAGGTCTCGTGGCAGTTCGGCGACGGGGTCAACTACGTGCCCCCGGAGGGGGTTCCCCCCTCTTCGGCGCGTTACGACGAGCTCTCCGCGTTCGCGCGGTTCTACCCGAGCCGCAAGCTGCGTTTCGACGTGACGTGGCTCGACTCGACCCTCGACGACGCCGCCACCGGGGAGCGGGTCTTCTCGAACCGGATCGTCCGGCTGAAGGGGAACCTGCAGCTCGACGCGCGCCTGTCGCTCCGCCTGATCGCGCAGCGCGACACGCTCCGGCCGAACGCCGCGCGCACGTCCCTCGAGCCGCTGCGGAAGACCAACGTCGACCTGCTCGCGAGCTACATCGTCAACCCCTGGACCGCGCTCTACGTCGGCTGGAACTCCGACTGGGAGAACGTGGCGCTCGAGGACGGCGGCTCGGGCCCGACGGTGGTCCGCACCCCCACGGGCACGCGCAACGACGGCCGGCAGCTGTTCGTGAAGCTCTCGTACCTGATCCGGCCCTGA
- a CDS encoding alanine--glyoxylate aminotransferase family protein, with protein MPHKRLFVPGPVEVAAENLAALARPQIGHRSPEYAELHRRVVARLQGMLGTTAPVFLFTCSSTGVWEAAIRNAVRDRVLCCMQGAFSDRWFEVAGRNGKAADALRVPWGKAIRPEAVDAALAGGRYDAVTVVHNETSTGVMNDLGAIAGVVRRHPGVTLLVDAVSSMSATPIPFDAWGIDVCLSGTQKAFALPPGLAIAAVSERALEKARSVPNRGYYFDFLEMKKHHDKGQTPATPATPQIQALDAQLDSIAAEGLEARYARHAALAAIVQEWARERFALFSEEGFHSPTVTCVANTRGISVAELNRELGRQWVAISNGYGDLKEKTFRIAHMGDTQEWEVRGLLEVIDRIACG; from the coding sequence ATGCCGCACAAGCGCCTGTTCGTACCCGGACCCGTCGAGGTCGCGGCCGAGAACCTCGCCGCCCTCGCCCGACCCCAGATCGGCCACCGCTCCCCCGAATACGCGGAGCTGCACCGCCGCGTGGTCGCCCGCCTGCAGGGGATGCTCGGCACGACCGCCCCGGTCTTCCTGTTCACCTGCTCCTCCACCGGGGTCTGGGAGGCGGCGATCCGCAACGCGGTGCGCGACCGGGTGTTGTGCTGCATGCAAGGCGCCTTCTCCGACCGTTGGTTCGAGGTCGCCGGACGCAACGGGAAGGCCGCGGACGCCCTGCGCGTGCCGTGGGGGAAGGCGATCCGCCCCGAGGCCGTGGACGCGGCGCTCGCCGGCGGACGTTACGACGCGGTCACCGTCGTCCACAACGAGACCTCGACCGGGGTGATGAACGACCTCGGCGCGATCGCCGGGGTGGTGCGTCGCCATCCGGGGGTGACGCTCCTCGTCGACGCGGTCTCGTCGATGTCGGCGACGCCGATTCCGTTCGACGCGTGGGGGATCGACGTCTGCCTCTCGGGGACGCAGAAGGCGTTCGCGCTCCCGCCGGGGCTCGCGATCGCCGCGGTCTCGGAGCGGGCGCTCGAGAAGGCGCGTTCGGTCCCGAACCGGGGCTACTACTTCGACTTCCTCGAGATGAAAAAACACCACGACAAGGGGCAGACCCCCGCGACGCCGGCGACCCCGCAGATCCAGGCCCTCGACGCGCAGCTGGACTCCATCGCCGCGGAGGGGCTCGAGGCGCGCTACGCGCGACACGCCGCGCTCGCCGCGATCGTGCAGGAGTGGGCGCGTGAACGCTTCGCGCTGTTCTCCGAGGAGGGGTTCCACTCGCCGACGGTGACCTGCGTCGCGAACACGCGCGGCATCTCGGTCGCGGAGCTCAACCGGGAGCTCGGGCGGCAGTGGGTCGCCATCTCCAACGGCTACGGGGATCTGAAGGAGAAGACCTTCCGCATCGCGCACATGGGCGACACGCAGGAGTGGGAGGTCCGGGGCCTGCTCGAGGTGATCGACCGGATCGCGTGCGGCTGA
- a CDS encoding thioredoxin fold domain-containing protein yields the protein MPFGAVFGMLTFGIVVPWVSWRLLAVPAPDVRWSAAALLLLSLCLAGGLCLRRSWARWAGLAGAVLASLGCLELHFRGGVLGLVGLLACVLLFVLLLIPPTGRFLPLAYEGPLRVWSGRVLAVGAAGAMLTMVGVNVASAPVRASSPASGATNVEWHDFRPGLEKAKAEGKIVVADFYATWCGPCKELDRVTFRDPRVVERFKDFIPVKVDAEEEVERHGVKGLDLGEKYDVQTYPTVIALDGDGNVVARMRGFRGPRGFLEWLDQLESKSGKPAAGGKA from the coding sequence ATGCCCTTCGGCGCCGTGTTCGGGATGCTCACCTTCGGGATCGTGGTCCCTTGGGTCTCGTGGCGCCTGCTCGCCGTCCCGGCGCCGGACGTCCGGTGGAGCGCCGCCGCGCTCCTGCTCCTTTCCCTGTGCCTTGCCGGGGGGCTTTGCCTGCGTCGGTCGTGGGCGCGGTGGGCCGGCCTCGCGGGGGCGGTCCTCGCCTCGCTGGGGTGCCTCGAGCTGCATTTCCGCGGAGGGGTCTTGGGACTCGTCGGATTGCTCGCCTGCGTCCTCCTCTTCGTCCTGCTGCTGATCCCTCCGACGGGACGGTTCCTCCCGCTCGCGTACGAAGGACCGCTGCGCGTCTGGTCCGGCCGTGTCCTCGCGGTCGGCGCCGCCGGCGCCATGCTCACGATGGTCGGCGTGAACGTCGCCTCCGCGCCGGTGCGCGCCTCGTCCCCGGCGTCGGGCGCGACGAACGTCGAGTGGCACGACTTCAGGCCCGGCCTCGAGAAGGCGAAGGCCGAGGGGAAGATCGTCGTCGCCGACTTCTACGCGACGTGGTGCGGCCCGTGCAAGGAGCTGGACCGCGTGACGTTCCGCGACCCGCGGGTGGTCGAGCGGTTCAAGGACTTCATCCCGGTCAAGGTCGACGCCGAGGAGGAGGTCGAGCGCCACGGCGTCAAGGGGCTCGACCTCGGCGAGAAGTACGACGTGCAGACCTACCCGACGGTGATCGCCCTCGACGGGGACGGAAACGTCGTGGCGCGGATGCGCGGCTTCCGCGGACCGCGCGGGTTCCTCGAGTGGCTCGATCAGCTCGAATCGAAGTCGGGGAAGCCCGCCGCGGGGGGCAAGGCGTAA
- a CDS encoding M23 family metallopeptidase, with the protein MKRPTIRTARILLPQALLLLHASTAAAFEVKVHAREVAPGEPIRVVVAGVDAAPTGSFRGAPVAFSRGEAGWVGWAAVPLDAKAGPVALEVRSGGATERKELRITAKKFPEQRLKVEEKYVSPSKAQQERIAREKKRLDAIYARRTDAPAPSDPFVRPVPGEPTSAFGLRRLFNGQPRAPHAGLDLKAATGTPVRNAGAGLVVLADDLYFAGKTVIVDHGAGLFTIYAHLSRIDVKEGDEVAAGNVVGLSGATGRVTGPHLHWGARVGETIFDPRALLDARLFGR; encoded by the coding sequence GTGAAGCGACCGACTATTCGTACCGCGCGGATCCTCCTCCCGCAAGCGCTCCTGCTCCTTCACGCCTCGACCGCCGCGGCCTTCGAGGTGAAGGTCCACGCAAGGGAAGTCGCTCCCGGAGAGCCGATTCGGGTCGTGGTGGCCGGCGTCGACGCCGCGCCGACCGGGTCCTTCCGCGGCGCGCCGGTCGCCTTTTCCCGGGGCGAGGCGGGCTGGGTCGGCTGGGCGGCGGTTCCCCTGGACGCGAAGGCCGGGCCCGTCGCGCTCGAGGTGCGCTCCGGCGGGGCCACCGAGCGGAAGGAGCTCCGGATCACGGCGAAGAAGTTCCCCGAGCAACGCCTGAAGGTGGAGGAGAAATACGTCTCCCCCTCGAAGGCGCAGCAGGAGCGGATCGCCCGGGAGAAAAAGCGCCTGGACGCGATCTACGCCAGACGCACCGACGCCCCAGCCCCGTCCGATCCGTTCGTCCGTCCGGTACCCGGAGAGCCGACGTCCGCCTTCGGACTGAGACGTCTGTTCAACGGGCAGCCCCGCGCCCCGCACGCCGGCCTCGACCTCAAGGCCGCGACGGGGACCCCCGTGCGCAACGCCGGCGCCGGTCTCGTCGTCCTCGCCGACGACCTCTATTTCGCCGGCAAGACCGTCATCGTCGATCACGGAGCGGGACTCTTCACGATCTACGCCCACCTCTCCCGGATCGACGTGAAGGAAGGGGACGAGGTCGCGGCGGGGAACGTCGTCGGCCTTTCGGGGGCGACCGGACGCGTCACCGGCCCGCACCTCCACTGGGGAGCGCGGGTGGGCGAGACGATCTTCGATCCGCGCGCCCTCCTGGACGCGCGACTGTTCGGCCGGTGA
- a CDS encoding HEXXH motif-containing putative peptide modification protein, which yields MRYLDRLVPPDPHVDAPLRRAIARDAASRLRRIAGKVSDVPPEILASGDFRTWLASVEDALDLERATIGPKSALVEKVADAGWLARLAPTGRIPRNFPDRVRKAVREELKRASRSLRRILGIDAVHLDDDADRGRRLGDPVEHAPIVVGRLLESKGLEVRIGRPVATFETRVASALELLARAWPEGRNLLAGRVWCVVPVAEWATVSYSSPRKPGIVYIHVDSSPLVRVAEDLVHETSHVRLHEIEAVHPLLAAKALAEDGPRFYSPWRREWRPLRGLLHACTTFTVGARFFERMLASDEAFPAARRLWLARRLLEEQAMVASSLPVLRAAGRAKWFTAAGRRVASAIEREHRALRGAAARAARTLEATPAGRAQLARYERLRGRLAARPVRWNWD from the coding sequence TTGCGTTACCTCGACCGGCTCGTTCCGCCCGACCCCCACGTCGACGCTCCGCTCCGCAGGGCGATCGCGAGGGACGCCGCGTCGAGACTGCGCCGGATCGCGGGAAAGGTCTCCGACGTCCCTCCCGAGATCCTCGCCTCCGGGGACTTCCGCACGTGGCTCGCGTCGGTCGAGGACGCCCTCGACCTCGAGCGGGCGACCATCGGGCCCAAGTCGGCGCTCGTGGAGAAGGTCGCGGACGCGGGATGGCTCGCGCGCCTCGCGCCGACGGGGCGGATTCCGAGGAACTTCCCCGATCGCGTCCGCAAGGCGGTCCGGGAGGAGCTTAAGCGCGCCAGCCGGTCCCTGCGGCGGATCCTGGGGATCGACGCGGTCCACCTCGACGACGACGCCGACCGGGGACGCCGCCTCGGCGACCCCGTCGAGCACGCGCCGATCGTGGTGGGTCGTCTGCTCGAATCCAAGGGGCTCGAGGTCCGGATCGGTCGACCCGTCGCGACGTTCGAGACGAGGGTGGCCTCGGCGCTCGAGCTGCTCGCGAGGGCGTGGCCGGAAGGGCGGAACCTGCTCGCGGGCCGGGTGTGGTGCGTGGTGCCGGTCGCGGAGTGGGCGACGGTCTCCTACTCGTCGCCGCGCAAGCCCGGGATCGTCTACATCCACGTCGACTCGTCCCCGCTCGTGCGCGTGGCGGAGGACCTCGTCCACGAGACCTCCCACGTGCGCCTCCACGAGATCGAGGCGGTGCACCCCCTGCTCGCGGCGAAGGCGCTCGCCGAGGACGGTCCCCGTTTCTATTCCCCCTGGCGTCGGGAGTGGCGGCCGTTGCGCGGCCTGCTGCACGCGTGCACGACGTTCACCGTCGGCGCGCGCTTCTTCGAGCGGATGCTCGCCTCGGACGAGGCGTTTCCCGCCGCGCGCCGCCTCTGGTTGGCGCGCCGCCTTCTCGAGGAGCAGGCGATGGTGGCGTCGTCGCTTCCGGTCCTCCGGGCGGCGGGGCGGGCGAAGTGGTTCACCGCGGCGGGGCGCCGCGTCGCGTCGGCGATCGAGCGGGAGCATCGGGCGTTGCGGGGCGCGGCGGCGCGTGCGGCGCGCACGCTCGAGGCCACCCCCGCGGGCCGCGCGCAACTCGCCCGCTACGAACGCCTTCGCGGGCGGCTCGCGGCCCGACCCGTGCGCTGGAACTGGGACTGA
- a CDS encoding pyridoxal phosphate-dependent aminotransferase, with protein sequence MLPISDRARNLGTENAFVVLAEVAKLEAAGKRVVSFCIGQPDFPTPTHIQEAAKRAIDEGKHGYTPSPGIAPLREAVARYFTRTRGIEVAPDDVVCGCGGKPFIGYSVLSVTDYGAGHEVIYPNPGFPIYEAQIKAHGAVPVPLPLREARGYNFDVDELRRKITKHTRLLILCSPGNPTGNLLSREELQEIARIASDYENLWIYSDEVYSALVYDGAFASIAACAGMQDRTILADSASKTYAMTGWRIGYAANKALAPAFTRWVTNTDSCPPHPNQWAVVEALNSSQKPAEDMREIFLKRRDRIVAGLNAIPGFRCLKPGGAFYVWPNVDEACRMVGSPDSEDLRKRLLYDAGVATLSDVHFGSLIPGEGQHVRFSYASSFEAIDEGLARIADFMKKNTR encoded by the coding sequence ATGCTTCCCATCTCCGACCGCGCACGAAACCTCGGAACCGAAAACGCGTTCGTCGTCCTCGCGGAGGTCGCCAAGCTCGAGGCCGCGGGCAAGCGGGTCGTGTCCTTTTGCATCGGCCAGCCCGATTTCCCGACCCCGACGCACATCCAGGAGGCCGCCAAACGCGCCATCGACGAGGGGAAACACGGCTACACGCCGTCCCCGGGAATCGCGCCGCTGCGCGAGGCGGTCGCCCGCTACTTCACCCGCACGCGCGGCATCGAAGTGGCCCCGGACGACGTCGTCTGCGGCTGCGGCGGGAAGCCGTTCATCGGCTACAGCGTGTTGTCGGTCACCGACTACGGCGCCGGCCACGAGGTGATCTATCCCAACCCGGGGTTCCCGATCTACGAGGCGCAGATCAAGGCCCACGGGGCCGTGCCCGTTCCGCTCCCGCTGCGCGAGGCGCGCGGGTACAACTTCGACGTCGACGAGCTGCGGAGGAAGATCACCAAGCACACGCGCCTGCTGATCCTGTGCAGCCCCGGGAACCCGACGGGGAATCTCCTGAGCCGCGAGGAGCTGCAGGAGATCGCCCGCATCGCATCGGACTACGAGAACCTCTGGATCTACTCCGACGAGGTGTACTCCGCGCTGGTCTACGACGGTGCGTTCGCCTCGATCGCCGCCTGCGCCGGCATGCAGGACCGGACCATCCTCGCGGACTCGGCCTCGAAGACCTACGCGATGACCGGCTGGCGGATCGGTTATGCGGCGAACAAGGCGCTCGCGCCCGCGTTCACCCGTTGGGTCACCAACACCGACTCGTGCCCGCCGCACCCGAACCAGTGGGCGGTCGTCGAGGCGCTCAACTCCAGCCAGAAGCCCGCGGAGGACATGCGCGAGATCTTCCTGAAGCGGCGCGACAGGATCGTCGCCGGACTGAACGCGATCCCGGGCTTCCGCTGCCTGAAGCCGGGGGGCGCCTTCTACGTCTGGCCGAACGTCGACGAGGCGTGCCGGATGGTCGGCTCGCCGGACAGCGAGGACCTCCGCAAGCGCCTGCTGTACGACGCCGGCGTGGCGACGCTCTCCGACGTCCACTTCGGGAGCCTCATCCCCGGCGAGGGGCAACACGTCCGCTTCTCGTACGCCTCCTCGTTCGAGGCCATCGACGAGGGTCTGGCGCGGATCGCCGATTTCATGAAGAAGAACACGAGGTAG
- a CDS encoding PDZ domain-containing protein, with the protein MKMDSNRWLRGVGIAGLAFSALVAGITWAAEQEAPKAEKRKIVIQQGDEPVQVFEWDGDSEAPEAIAVTIGPWLGVTLAGQEAGSGAKVTSVIKDSPAEKAGLKKGDVVVAMNGDKVHGPATLTEMIHASKAGDTVRFDVLRDGQKQTLSAQLAERKNKFRVLAPGFEGSWAAAEDARAMAEDARAMAEQYRQLELERLPQLDHLRIRLAGGGPRLGVELVRTTPELREHLGAPEEHGVLVGKVLPGSVAEKAGVKVGDVITRVDGSEVSSAGEILEAIGGKSGQSIDLEVVRDRKVVKLRADLPKIEEDEAAGPRAYRLAVPPVPPVPPVAPLPPGAPAPAIRASSWSSI; encoded by the coding sequence ATGAAGATGGACTCGAATCGGTGGCTGCGCGGGGTCGGGATCGCGGGGCTCGCGTTCTCGGCGCTCGTCGCGGGAATCACCTGGGCCGCCGAGCAGGAGGCCCCCAAGGCCGAGAAGCGGAAGATCGTGATCCAGCAGGGCGACGAGCCGGTGCAGGTCTTCGAGTGGGACGGCGACTCCGAGGCGCCCGAAGCGATCGCGGTCACGATCGGCCCGTGGCTGGGCGTGACGCTCGCCGGGCAGGAGGCCGGGAGCGGCGCGAAGGTCACGAGCGTCATCAAGGACTCCCCGGCCGAGAAGGCCGGCCTGAAGAAAGGCGACGTCGTGGTCGCCATGAACGGCGACAAGGTGCACGGTCCCGCGACGTTGACCGAGATGATCCATGCCTCGAAGGCCGGCGACACCGTGAGGTTCGACGTCCTGCGGGACGGGCAGAAGCAGACCCTCTCGGCGCAGCTCGCCGAGCGCAAGAACAAGTTCCGCGTGCTCGCCCCCGGATTCGAGGGCTCGTGGGCGGCGGCGGAGGACGCGCGCGCGATGGCGGAGGACGCGCGCGCGATGGCCGAGCAGTACCGCCAGCTCGAGCTCGAGCGACTGCCGCAGCTCGATCATCTGAGGATCCGACTCGCCGGCGGAGGCCCGCGCCTGGGCGTCGAGCTCGTGCGCACGACCCCCGAGCTGCGCGAGCACCTCGGCGCCCCCGAGGAACACGGCGTTCTCGTCGGCAAGGTCCTCCCCGGCAGCGTCGCGGAGAAGGCCGGGGTCAAGGTCGGCGACGTGATCACGCGCGTGGACGGATCGGAGGTCTCCTCGGCGGGCGAGATCCTCGAGGCGATCGGAGGCAAGTCCGGCCAGAGCATCGACCTCGAGGTCGTGCGCGACCGCAAGGTCGTGAAGCTGCGCGCCGACCTCCCGAAGATCGAGGAGGACGAGGCGGCCGGGCCGCGCGCCTACCGGCTGGCGGTTCCGCCCGTGCCGCCGGTTCCGCCCGTGGCGCCGCTGCCGCCCGGGGCGCCCGCACCGGCGATCCGGGCGTCGTCCTGGAGCTCGATCTGA
- a CDS encoding SDR family oxidoreductase, producing MIDEHAFRGRIALVTGGGTGLGLEISRSLARRGAKVTLASRSAEHLEAGRRTLAEGGAEAAAIPCDVRDPHAVRRLVAAVRERFGGLDVVVNNAAGNFVRPAERLPEKAFANVVDIVLNGTFNVSRAAGNAMIAQGRGGVILNVVATYAWTGGPGTVHSACAKAGVLAMTRTLAVEWARHGIRVVAVAPGPFDSSGAADRLWPSSELEERVRAAIPLGRFAKREEVAEAAAWLCSDSAAYVTGDCLTIDGGAWLGRGILGADEPIPVVRRRR from the coding sequence GTGATCGACGAACACGCCTTCCGCGGCCGGATCGCCCTCGTCACCGGCGGGGGGACGGGGCTCGGCCTCGAGATCTCCCGCTCCCTCGCCCGGCGCGGGGCGAAAGTCACCCTCGCGAGCCGGAGCGCGGAGCATCTGGAGGCGGGGCGGCGGACCCTGGCCGAGGGCGGCGCCGAGGCCGCCGCCATCCCGTGCGACGTGCGCGACCCCCATGCGGTGCGTCGCCTCGTCGCCGCGGTCCGGGAGCGCTTCGGCGGACTCGACGTCGTCGTGAACAACGCCGCGGGGAACTTCGTCCGCCCCGCCGAGCGCCTCCCCGAAAAGGCGTTCGCCAACGTCGTGGACATCGTCCTCAACGGGACCTTCAACGTCTCCCGCGCCGCCGGGAACGCGATGATCGCGCAGGGACGCGGCGGGGTCATCCTGAACGTCGTCGCGACCTACGCCTGGACGGGAGGCCCCGGCACCGTCCACTCCGCGTGCGCGAAGGCGGGCGTCCTCGCGATGACCCGGACCCTGGCCGTCGAGTGGGCGCGTCACGGGATCCGCGTCGTCGCGGTCGCCCCGGGACCGTTCGACTCGTCGGGGGCGGCGGACCGGTTGTGGCCGTCGTCGGAGCTCGAGGAGCGGGTCCGCGCCGCGATCCCCCTCGGGCGATTCGCGAAACGGGAGGAGGTCGCGGAGGCCGCCGCCTGGTTGTGCTCCGACTCCGCCGCGTACGTCACGGGCGATTGCCTGACGATCGACGGCGGCGCCTGGCTGGGGCGAGGAATCCTCGGCGCGGACGAGCCGATCCCGGTGGTGAGGAGGCGGCGATGA